The sequence below is a genomic window from Anaeromusa acidaminophila DSM 3853.
AGCGAGGGACGAGACCGCAGCGTTCTTTGTGTTGTCGAAGAACCCCGGGATGTTATGGCGATGGAGCGGACGCGAGAATTTCGGGGGCTGTACCATGTGCTGCATGGGGCGTTATCTCCCTTGGAAGGCGTAGGTCCTGATGATATCCGCATTAAGGAACTGCTGCAGCGTGTAGGTGCGGAGCCGGTGACGGAAGTGATTATGGCTACCGACCCGGATGTGGAAGGGGAAGCAACGGCCATGTATGTGGCGAAGCTGTTAAAGCCTCTTGGTATTTCCGTAAGCCGAATTGCTCATGGCTTGCCTGTAGGCGGCGATTTAGAATACGCTGACGAGGTTACCTTGGGGAAAGCGCTGGAGAATCGGCGCTCTATGTAGCGTGTAGACTAAAAACCGCACAAGAGCTCTAAGGGCGCTCTTGTGCGGTTTATTGTAGGAAAGAGAGGTGCGATTATGTCTATCAGTGTGATTCTTGCTTTTGTGGTGGGGTTATTGGCGCTGTATATCTTGTTTCGCGTGTTTACCCTGCCAGTACGCATTTTCTGGAAGCTTCTATATAATGGTATTTTAGGCGGCATTTTACTCTGGGTGTTTAATTTGGCGGGAAGTCTGGTGGGTTTTAAGCTGGCGATTACCCCGATTACCGCGTTAATTGCCGGGTTCTTTGGCTTGCCAGGAGTTGTATTGTTGGTGCTTTATCAGCTGTTTACGCATTAATTGCCGGAACGAAAAGAAAAGTTGAAAGTTGTGGTTGACAGAGGGGGCGAGGCAATGGTATACTCATCAGCGTTGCTTCGGGGAACACCCCAGCAGCCAGCAGCAAACGCCGCGCAAGCAGCGAATGAAAAAGCCGGTTGACAAGGCAAGCGCAATGTGGCATAATAAACCACGTTGCCGCTGAGAAACACAAGCGACACAAGTGCTCCTTGAAAACTGAACGATGCAAACAAGCCAGATGTGCGAGGCAACATTTGCCGCAAAGCGAAGGAAGTCAATTAAAATTTCTTTTTTAAACTAAGAGCTGACATCAGTTCTTCGATTTTATCGGAGAGTTTGATCCTGGCTCAGGACGAACGCTGGCGGCGTGCTTAACACATGCAAGTCGAACGGTCCAGAATTTAACACCGAGAACATACTGCTTGGGAAAGCCGAGCGGTGGCGAGTAAAACGAGCCACCACACATACATAAAGTGATTACCAAATAGGTGTTTTGGGTGTTAAATTCTGGATAGTGGCGAACGGGTGAGTAACGCGTAGGCAATCTGCCTTC
It includes:
- the recR gene encoding recombination mediator RecR, with product MQYIAPLAKLVEQFRSLPGIGAKSAVRLAYHVLEMDRSKAEGLAKAIMEAKAKVTYCSICFNITDQDPCAICQSEGRDRSVLCVVEEPRDVMAMERTREFRGLYHVLHGALSPLEGVGPDDIRIKELLQRVGAEPVTEVIMATDPDVEGEATAMYVAKLLKPLGISVSRIAHGLPVGGDLEYADEVTLGKALENRRSM
- a CDS encoding pro-sigmaK processing inhibitor BofA family protein; translation: MSISVILAFVVGLLALYILFRVFTLPVRIFWKLLYNGILGGILLWVFNLAGSLVGFKLAITPITALIAGFFGLPGVVLLVLYQLFTH